From the Halobacteriovorax sp. GB3 genome, the window GAGGGTTTTTCATAGGACTACCAAGTTCTGGTTTTGGTCTTAGAGTTTGGTCTTGATAGCCAATAGAAAATCGTACTTTATTGAGTAACACTTTCTGTATTGTTTCTTCATTCAATGAAGGAATAAGGGATTGCTTTAAATGAGTTTTTTCGTACTGTTCTATGACATGAGCAAGAGTTGAGTAAAAATTCTCTTCAGGGTAGGCACACTCTTTTAACAGACATGCTGAAAGAAAACGTAGAACAGAGACAAAATGTCCAGTTAGAAGGTCGTGAACAATATAGTGTGGTGGAAGATGATCAACGACTTTAAGGCATTCATGATTAAAAAGAGCTTTAATGAACTCAGGCATATCAGTGTTGAGTCTTAAATCTCCCTGAAAGTCTTTAACGATTAAACCAATTGGACGATTGTTTTCAAGAATAATCTGTGTATTCTGTCCATGAGCGACAAGTCCGATACCATACTTTGCTTGTAAATGATAAAGGGGAATGACGATATGATTGAAATATTGGGTTAACCACTGATCAATATTAAGAGAGCTCGTTTCTATGAGGTGATTGAGAAAGCTTTTTCCCGATTGGTCGACATAACTTAGGGCACCCGTCATGATGGCCTTCTGACCCTCTTTTAATTTGCTCTTAGTACTTTGGCGCCAATAACCACCGAGCATTTCTCTATAGCGGTAAGGAGCATCTTGTATGTCTTCATAGTCTTGTCCGACATAGCTAAAGGCTCCACAATCTTTGAGGGCCTTTGTATTTAGCTCTTTAAAAAGATCATCAGATTCGAGAATCGTTTCAAATGTATCACTTAGATCAACAGCTGTTTTGACAAATTTATCTGATATCCCTCGATAACAAGAGGTATTTAAAATGGTGATAGGTAATTTGATATCGAATTGAGATTCATTATCTTGATTTGAGAGTGTTCTAAGAGAAATATGGGGTTTGTAAAGATCTCCAAATTCACCTAGAAATAAAATTTCATTCATTTCGATTTCTTTTAAAAAGAAAGTCTTGATTTTATTTTCCCATTGCCATGGATGAACAGGAATAATGAGATAGTCGTGAGGATTGAGGTCTTTTTCAAGAATCTTTCGCTCAATTTCTTTTTGTTCAAATTCAGTTAAGTCACAATGAGCGACCTTCTCTAGAGGCGTATCAGAAAGAGAGACTGTTATGAGATCTCTTTTTATGGCCACACGTGTGAGTTTGAAACTTGAGTTAGCCTCTGGTGAGTATTGTTGCATTTCTGTTGGATTCCAACCGATTCTTCCTTTGTTTAATAGAAGCTTCGGATGGCCATTAAGATAGGACTCAATCTCTAAAGAGTTCTTACTTGCAAGTTCACTAACTGATGGTGACTTATTAAAGAAATGAGTATCACTATAAATTGTCTGTTTTAGTTCTTCCAAAAAATTGGCAAGAGTAATATCAGTCATTTGAGTTAGAAATTGCGTCTCTTTAAAAAATGAACTCGCTAAGAGTGGTTTCTCGTCATTTCTTTTTAGAGTTGATTCATCGATAATCAAATGGCCCCAAATACTCTCTTTTGCTTGAAAACTGTACTTTAAATTATTTTTTAAATGCAAAGTGTAGAATTGTTCATCTCTTTCTAGTGCATCATTAATGATCTCTTCAAAAAAGAGTTCAGAGAGCGATTTACAAATGAGATTTCTATTTGCGAGTTTAAAACTCATAGGTAATCTCCTGAAAAGAGTCGGTCTCTAGTGCATTCTACGAGAACAGCTTTTTTATGAGGAAATTCAAATTCTTTAATTTTTTTCCATGCAGGGAAGTATTCAGTGTATTTTAGAACTTTGTTATTATCTGAACGGGGCTCGGCCATAACTCTTTGTGTTCTTGGATCATCAACAAACATATAGTGAACTACGCTCTTTAAGACGGCATCAGTATTTCGTAGACCTAGAAACCTTCTATCTCCAATGAGAAAATGAAACCCTCTATCATAGTTCTGACTGTCATAGATAGGACCTAAACGATCTTCTTTGGTCCAATAGAATTCAAAGTAACCAGTTGGCTTACCATCAATGAGAAGTAAACATGGGGTTGTATGTTCATCCTTTAAATTTGTTTCAATATATTTAAGATGATCTTTTTTTTCACCTTTAAGTTCCCAGAACTCATTGATCCTTGCTTGATTGTGCCACTCACTAAAAATATCAAGATCAGTTGTTGGATCGATGACTTTGAAGGTAATTTTCTTTTCAATTTCATGGCTAAAACGTTCATAGACCACTTTACCTGCAGGTTCATTTGTTCTTTTGGGGTGAGTGATCGTTTCTGTCTTAACCCAGCTTGTTGTGAGTAAGGAATTCAGAGATTTTTCAGACCAATAGAGAGGGTTTTGAAAATAGTCATTTCTTTCTATACTCATCTTTCTATTTTTGAGTTTAAGCTCAACGATCTTCACTGACGGTTTAAAATGAGCGTGAAGAAGGGCCTTAAATTCTTCTGTTTCAATCTCTTCTTTATCTATATTAATGACTTCTTTCATTTGTATTCCTAAAAAATGGATTCTTAAGTTTCGTATATATTTTTGTTGGATCACTTTGCGTGTTTTCGTTAATGTTTTGAAAGCAGCAAAGAAAATTCCCTTTTTGTTTAACCGATTTGTTTTCTAAAAAATAATCAACTAAAAATGTGTCGAATTCTTTCTTTTGATAATCTTCTAAAAAAGTAATCATTGTAGAAATGAGCTCTCTTTCAAGTTCTTGATCAGTCGTCGATAGAGCACTAATTGTTGAAAATGTAGAGTTGATAAAAAGATAATAGCCAACGAGAGTCTTTGCCATTTCGTAGCTAACGATATTACCGTTCTCTCTTTTTAGAGAACTTACATGGTCTTTCATTTTTTCAAAGCCAAGCTCTGTATATCCTGTGCCTTGGCAATCTCTAAAAGTAACAGATTCTGGATAGCTATTTTTTAGATTAACGATGATATTCTGTTGATGGGCACCATAGAGGATTCCAAATTCCATCGCTGCATTTAAAAAAGGAGTTAGAATATTTTCTAAGTAGAGTTGAAACCATTTTCTTTTATCTACTTTTCTAAGATCAAAGAACGTTTTATTTTGATAAATACTTGGCTGGTTAATAGTAGAGAGAACAACTTGTTCAATATTCTCTTGTGTCTCAATATTTTCTCTAATGAGAACAATTGTATCGATTCTTAATTTGTTTTTACCGTCAAGAATGGCCATATAAGAGGGCTCATTCAATATCTTAAAGTTTTTGTTCTTTTCTAAAAACTTTCTACCATGTTTTGTATCCATGACATCGCAAACTTCCATTCCTCGTACTACTTCGACTTCTTGTAGGTGTCTTATAGAGTTGGTGATCTGTAAGCTAAGGGAAAATTTTAACATATAGTCATAATTTTCACTGTAAAGAGATCGCAGAGAGCTTGTTGCACCAAAGTGGCAGTTTTGATGGAGCGCATCTACGACGAGAATCGTTTCATCGTCATAGTATTTTTTAAATAACTCAGTTTCTTTGAAAATATTGAATTGCCAAGGGTGCATGGGAAATGGAGAGTAGCCACTTTTAATATCTTGTTGAAGATCTTTGATAAAAAAGTTCTCATTCCAATTTTTCTCTTGGAAATTTCTAGCAGAATTTTTAAAGAGCTTGTCTTTTTTTATAAGTAACCACTTGAGAGGGAATTTATTTGAATACTCTGGAGAGTAGAGTCTTTGATCTTTCTCGCTAAATTGGGCCTTACTTTTGGGACAAGGATGAGCGTTGTGACCTAGTAAAAGGAGTTGCTCTGCTTCAAGAAAACTTAGACTCGATTGATCCATGAGCTTTTTGTATTGGAGTTCTTTTTCTTTAATTATATTTTGAATGTTATCTCTACTCTCAAGAATTCGTTGCTCTAGTTGAGTTGTTGATTGTTGATCATTTTCAAAGTGCTTTAAGAGGGATTTGATAAATTCTTCAAATGAAATTTCTCTTGCTTGCTCTTTGATACTAACGATTTTACCTGTAAAGCGATGTAGGTAGAGAGATGACTCATATTCTAGCTCGAGTTTAAATGACTCTTTATCGAAATTTAAAAGAATATAATTTTCTCTTATTTCATAATTGTTAATCTCTCTAAGAAGTGAATTCATAAGAGGATTGAGTGAATGAATATTGGCTAAACTATTAAGCATTCATTTTCCCTTTTCTTGTCACCTAGATAAAGAACCGTCATGATCATTAAACCCATTAAAGCGAGTGGAATTCCATAATTTATGACTAATTGATATTTCAGATAGAGTGAGGCAATGAGAGATCCAAGAGTTGCGCCAATAATTTGAAGTGAGCTAATAAGCCCCAGTTTTATTGTCATATCTGAGCTAACTTGATCTTTTAATTTAGAAGTATAAGTCGCTGGCAGGAGGGCCACACCTGGCGTAAAAATGATAAAGGCCATTGCTAGATTTAAGTAGTTAAAGCCACTTATGAATATGAGGCTTCCTATAATTAAACTTGCACTGAGATAGTATGATGGTAGCTCTTTTCTTTTCAAGAGAATTTGAGCAATGAGTGCCATGAGTGTAGAGAGAAAGACTGCTATGGCCATGGCCTCTCCCGCACTAGATTTTTCTAATCCTAATCTTTCAAATTCAAAAGCGAGTGTCGAATTGATAAAGCCGATAAAGCACGTATAAATAAGAGCTGTGAGAAATGGGTAGGGCGTTTTCTTATAAAGGCCCATGAGAATAACAATAAGATTATCGTCTCTATTTACAGTATTTTTTGGTCTATAGTCTTGATTCATTAGAAAAGTGCTCATTAAGACGAGTGTAATAGCGAAGACGAGAAGATGAACTTTACTAAAAGGATATAGGGTAAATGAAAGGGCCGCCATAACTCGGCCAAGGTTTAAATACTTTGAATGTCCCACTATTTTCTTATAGATTTCTTTCTCATCGGCGTCTTTAACTCTTAATGCCTGCAATGTTGGTGGAAGTGCACTAACAAAAAGACCGTAGACAATACGAGAAAGAGCAAAAACGGCAATATGTGTTTCATTCCCAGTGAGTATTTGGATAAGAAGAAGTTGCGAGACGACAAGTCCAAGACAACCGATCAAAATAACTTTCTTTGCACCGATCTTATTCATAAGCTTAGACCAATGCGGGGCCATGATTAAAAAACAAAGGGAACCAATGGCAAAGATGATGACGAAATAATGAGCATCAAGAGTAAGAGCATTTTTAAGATTGGGAAAGAGAAGAAGAGCGATCAGCTGAGTAAACGTAAAAAGTGAAGTAAGGAGATTAAGCATTTTCAGGCTCCTCTTCAACTTTTGAGTTGATCATAAAAAAGAAGAATATAATCGTAATAAAGAGAATGAATGAAAAATAGAGTGCTAGATTCTCTTCTATGAAAAGCTGTACAGCTATTGAACTTAAAATAAAGAGTGAAAGGGCAGATGTAAGTAGGTAAGGGCGATGCTGCCACTTAAATCGCGCTCGTAACTTTCTTTTTGATGTTCTTTGAAAGTAGGCCGGTTTCTTTTTCTTAAAGAAAAAAAGTGTAATAGCACCTACAGGAAGCCAAAATGAAATGAGAGAGAAAACGAGCCAAATGATTTTTAATGCATTTCCACCATAATCACCAAAGTGCAGAGGTTCAGAAAGTAAAAGGGCCTTAAGATAGAGAGGGAATTCTCTAACGGCTTCAATCTTGCCACTTTCTCTATGAACGATGGCAAGAGAGCTAAGCTTTTCTTCGAATCGACCTCTTCCTTTTACTAAAGCTAAATAGTGCATTGGAAGAGAGAATTCTGTATCGGCAAAAGCGATGAAATCGAGATCTTTATTTGGAAATCTTTTATCAATTGAATCAATGATCTGTGCTAGAGGAGCATCTTCTACAGTTCCATCAACTTCTTTATATTGTTCTCTAAGTTCTTTGAGCTCAAAATATTGATAGGTCTTTATCAGTGTACTATTAAAAGCGAGAAAAGAACCTGTCAGGGCAATGAGAAAGCACCATGAGAAGGTAAACATTCCAATGGCCTTATGAGTATCACTTAAAAAGAAGCGAAAGCTTTCTAGCCTGATACTTCCAAGAAAAGAATTCTTTGAAAAAGGGCGGTAGATATAGAGTCCACTTAATAGAATGAAACAAAAAATAAGACCGAGAACACCAATATAGAGTTTGCCTAGAGTTCCTAACAAAAGATCGCGATGCAATTCTAAAATAAAGTCAAAGAAATCATCTTCTTTCGTTTGTGATTGAATAAACTTATCTTGAACGAGGTTGTACTCAAGTTTAATTGCGCCTCGAAACTTTTTTGTTCCATCTTTTCCAAGGCGAATCTTTAAAATATCCGAATTTGATTCATCGACAAATGTAGAGAGGAGTCGTGCATTGGGATACATTTGCTTAGCCTGGGCAGTGGCCCTTTGAATTTGATGGGAATCGAGCTTAACAGACTGATGTTCCACAGGAGCTTTGTCATCGAGAAAAAAGCCATCTTTAAAAAGTAGAATTGTACCTGTGGCCATCGTAATTATGAGATGGAAAGCGAGGAAAATCCCCAAATACTTATGTAGTTTATAGATTGTTTTAAACATAAAGAGCGTTCAAGTTCCTTTAGAACCTATGATTATTACGCTGCTTTTGAATGGTCAATAAAAAGTTTGATGTATGGAACAAAATTTTGAGAAAATAGATAATTATTATCTATATGCGACTAATTCACCTCTAAATTAACAGTCTTGGCCTTGACTTTCTTATTTACGAGAGAGATTCCAATGATAACAAGGGCAATTCCAATAAGAAGAGATGACTCAATTGACTCGCCGAGTAGAAAAGCACCAAAGGAGACTCCAAAAATAGGAACGAGGTTGATAAAGGCCGCTGCTTTGGCCGCTCCAATTTTTTGAATACCTCCGTAATACCAAATAAAACCAAGGCCAGTTCCAAAGGCTCCAAGATAAACGACATTTATCCAATCGAGAATTGTTGCCGTTTCTAAACTTTGAGCGAGTCCATTTTTAAGACTAAAAGGAAAGAGGAGAATTGTTCCAATAATACAGGCAAACGTTGTTGTCTCTAATGGTCGCAACTTTTTTAGAGCAACTTTTCCAAGAAGAGTGTAGCTGACCCAACTAAGAACGGCTCCAAAAAGAAGTATCTCTCCCTTATCAATTCCACCAGATGTGATGGTATGGAGATCTCCCTTTGTGATGACAATAAGGGCCCCTGTCAAAGCGGTAAGAGCTCCAAGAATTTTTCCGGGAGTGAGTAGTTCCTTAAGAATAATCGCCGCTAGAAAAGCTGTTATTGTCGGATTGATTGCGATGATAACCGAGGCCTTTCCAGCCTCAACATATTTAAGACCACCAAAGAAGAAATAATTGTAACTAAATACACCTGTCAAACCTAAGAAGAAAAGCTTGAGCCACTGTAGGCGTGTATATGAAGGTGTCTTCTTCTTTGAGAAAAAGAGTACGGGACTTAAAACTAAACTGGCCGTTAAAAAGCGAAGAAATGAGATGGTAAAGGCAGAGTGATTTTGTGCGAGCATTCTCCCTGAGATAAACGTCCCACCCCATAAAACCATAACGGCAACTAAAAGGGCATAAGTCTTAATAAAGGATTCGTTTTCTTGGGATGATGTATTCAAAGGTGGCTCCTAGCAATAAGCACCCTCAGTATAGAACTAATCGGTGCTCATTGCTAGAAACAATTTATATCGCGATTTGCTTATTGTAGTGAAAGGCATATTTTTTAAAGTCTTCGACTTTATTTGTTGAGGAAACTTCATGATTGAGAATTTTTTGAAGATGTAATCCTAGTGTTTTTGCAAGTTCCACTGGAACGGCATTTCCAATTTGCTTGAAAACTGAAGTTGTACTTCCTTCAAAAGAAAATTCATTTGGAAAGGATTGAATCGCCGCGGCCTCTCTCGCTGTAAGATATCTATTTTCCGTTGGGTGAAAGTACATTGTTCTCGAAGTGAGGATTGTTGGAGCTTGCTCTTCAAGGTTAAGACGCTGAAGTCTTGTCTGTCTAAAGCGAGACTCTCTCAATTCTTGCCAATTAACATTGTAGTGGAGCTCACTTGGAAGCAGTCTAATTTCATCTCTTTGATAACGAATTCCTTCACCTTGTGGAATATGAGAAAGTCGTTTCTTGTCGAGTTCATTTTTAAGTTGGGCTTTCTCTACCAGATGGTGATTGGCATCCTTTGAAATAGAAGAAAAAGCTTCGGCCACTGTTTTTAATGGCCAACTTCCTCTTACTCCATGTGTTGGATTTGGAAAGCTTGGTTCAAATTCATCTTTAAAACCAACGATGATTGTTCTTCTTCTCTTTTCTGGCACGCCAAATTCTTCTGCACTAAGTACACGCGCATCGACGTTATAACCTAGTTGATGAAATTCATCGAAAACTCTTGTAAGAACATCTTTATTTTTCTTTGCAAGAAGACCCGTCACATTCTCAATAAGGATACCCTGCGGCTTAAAGAGTTTAACGAGACGTAAAAATTCGAGAAAGAGTAGGTTTCTTGGATCTTCTGACTTTCCTTTACCAACAGTTGAAAAACCTTGGCATGGAGGTCCTCCAACGATGAGGTCGACTTTTTGATTGCCAACCATTTCCATGATTTTAGCATTATCAAGCTCACGAATATCACCACAGAAACTCTGTGAGTTTGGATGATTTCTCTCGAAAGTTTTCATGGCATCACGGTCGTGATCAATTCCAAGAAGACAGTTTAACCCCGATTGCTCAAGTCCATAAGATAGACCTCCGCAACCACTAAATACATCAATAAAGTTATATGTTTTTTCCATAACTTTATTGTCTCTTAATCTAGGGAATTGGCCTAAGGGGAAAAAATTGCCGATTAGATATGGACGCTCTTAAGCAGCGTCCATTAGATGAATTTTAATATCTTTGAAACCTTCATTCTTTTCAAGGTATTCTCCAAAAGTCCATAGGGCCTTGTTGAATTCTTGAAAGAAGTTTTCTCCTAGATCAAGCTTTTGAAAGTAAGGAACAAATCTTTCGAAATAGAAGATTTCCATTTTCTCTTCACAAAAACTTGAGTCTTTTCCACCTTTAATAAAGTGAAAGGCCTTGAAGATATGCTCATTAAGAATAGGGAAGTCACTTGGTGAAATACAGTGAAGAAGAAACAGCTTCCACTCTGGATTTAAACGAGCAAAGTGCTTATCAAATACTTTCTGATCAAATGAAGATTTAAGAGCGTTAATTGTCTCAATCTTCGCCACGACTTTTCTTTCAAAGGCCTTTCCCTTGAGTTGGCAAAATTGATCTTGATTGAACCATTTAAAAAGAAGATTAAGATCTGTTTTTGAAAATTTATCTTTCTCAATGATTGGAGAGTAGCTGAATTCTTCCATTGGTCTTTCTGAGTATTTATCAGACCAATAAGTAAAAAATGATTGGATTTCAGTGTGATCAAATTTCGGGATTACGTAATTCATAGATTCTCCAGTTCTCTCAAGGTAATGGTGCTCTTTTCGTAAGAATGGGAAGGAACCTAAGTACTTTTTATTTTCCTAGGCACTAAAAGGTAATTCCAGCTGGTTTTTAAGCATTTGGAATTTGCTTTTAATAAGTTCTACTCTTTGCTTTGATTTAGGAAACACCAATGAAGTAACGACAACGCTTCCCTTAGAATCTAAGTTGGTTGTGAATTCAATGTAATGGTGAAGGTGGTTCATGGATAATTTTCGATAACTCGCAAGAAATTGCTTAGAATGTCCATCCTCAACAACGAGTGTATTCTTTTCGAAATTTATATCAATGACTTTCCCGTAGCGCTTCAAACTTTCTCCTCTCAAAGAGTCTTTTCGACAGTCTTTGAGAGAAGTTGAGTTATTTGTTCTTATTTATTCAGGTAATAATCTAATTGTAGTTCTTTGAAATATTCTTCATAAGGAGTCATTGCTGTTTTATTAGATCCTGCAACGTTATCACTTTGATAATAGACTGATTGAATTTTCCCATTTTTTCCTGTCTTATCATCGAGACTGATAACATGAGTAACTGTTCCAACAAAGTAAAGTTGATTATAAGGATTTTCAATTTCTTCTTCACTTAGATCAGCATTGGAAACGATAACTCCACCACTAGCACCTTGATATGAAGTCGCATCGAGATAAGGATTAATATAATCATATCTAATACTTTGATCGTTACCCTTTAATTCAGTGTATGTTAGGGCCCTTCCATTTCTCCCTTTAATTGAATCTGCACTGTAACCGGCGACGAAAGTCTTTGATGCGTAGTAAGAGAATTCATCATAGTCAATATAGAGATCATCAAGAATAAGAAATGGCTTTACCTCATTAAAGGAAACCTTATTATCAAGTTTTAAAATTGTGATATCACTTTCGCCAGAAGTTCTTACTATATTAGCATTTCTTTCGATCAATTTTCCGTTAGCTAATTTCGTAACCCATTGGATCGATTGAACTTTCTTGCCTTTATTTGTAAAACAATGATCTGCTGTAAGAACGAAGTCTGAGCTCTTTCCTGGTTTATTTGAAATAAGACCAGATGAACATTCTCCAATTGATCCATCTTCAAATGTGATAAAGAGTTTTCCAACAGCATCAAGATGTGAATCCTTTGAAGTCTTCACCTTTCTTGTATCAGTTTTCTTTAAAACGTTGAGATCACGAATATAGAGAGTACCATCTCCCTCGTTAACAAGCTTATTACTAGCATTTCTTGTGAAGTTAGCAACTTCTTTCACTTGATCTGAAAGCTCTACTGATGGCCTTTTCACTCCACACTCTGATGCGAGTGTTGAAATGTTAAACACTGTTAAGAAGATGATCGATGTAAAAGCTAGTTTCTTGTTCATAAGTCACCAAAAGTAGTTAATTGATACTTATATAGTTACAAGATTGATGCCAATTACTTAAAAGAGATCATGATAAGGAAATTCAATACTCGCTTGCCCTAGCGGAATAATTCTTGTTTTATCCGAGCCAAGAGAGCCCATGGAGTTAAAGAAGATTCTTCGATCTTCGGAAAGATTTAAACTAATTCCACCTTTAATTGTCCCAAGGTAGTAGTACTGAGAATAGGGGTTTTTTACTGTCTTGTCTCTTTTTGAGAGATCGGCCTTTACGATGAAAGCTCCTCCACTTGCCCCTTTATAGGTCACACTCTCAAGGTAGTGTGAATCAAGAAATGTCTTAAGAGTAAAGGGTGCTCTTTCATTTCTCGTATAAGTGAGAATACTTCCTTTTTGTCCCTTAAGCCTATCTGAGCTATATCCGGCCACTATCGATTCGCTTGTAAAGTCGCTTAAAATCTCTCGAGCTTCAAATGATTCGGGAGGAATGAGTATAGGTCTTATCTTTTTAAAAGAAATAGGTCGATCTAACTTTAATAAGAGTAGATCTGAATGCAAAGCAGATTGAAGGACTGTTGCAGTTCTTTTAATGATCTTCCCACTTGCAAGAGTTGATTCCCATTTAACAAGTAAAAGAGAAGATTTCTCATTATCAAAACAATGTTTGACTGTTTGTACGATATCAGAGGACTCCCCAGGCCTTAGAGCAATGAGAGTTGATGAGCACTTCTTGTAGCGATAGTCTTTGAAGATAACTTGTATTCTTCCAATGGCATCGAGGTGTGAGTCATCACTGGTTTTCAAGAGTCTATGGTCATCTTTTAAAAGCTCTTTCTTATCTGTAATAAAGGTCGTTTCATTTTTATTAATATCCTCGGCCAGTGTTAAAACATTAAACACTGATGCAAAGATAAACAATAAAATGGGAGCGAGCACTTTCATAAACTACCTTAATTTCAAAGTCGTATTAAATAATATTCAATTCACATGCCACTTTATTAATTGAATGGCAAAAAAAGTTGGCGGCCTTTCGAATCTTCTTTTAACGATTTAGAGGTCAATTTAGTTTTTTACTCAGGTATTAGGGTAGGATGGACGATAGGTACATAGAATGAATTTATATAAGTTAAACCTCTTCCCATTACTCCTTATTTCACTCATGCTCTTTTCTTTAGAGTCGATGTCTTTCTATCTTAATGATGAGCATGAATATATTTGTATGGGTGCTAAAAATAAGAAGCTAAGAGAGGTTGAAGTTTCTTATTGTGTAAAAGAGCCTGTTTATGAAAATAAAGAAGCCTCTGATGAGTTAACAGAAAATGTTTTTAAGTCTGTCGTAAATTATAAAGAGGCTACATTTCAAAGATACTGTGCTGACTATAGAAAAGAGCGAGCGGTGAGTCTTGAAGTTTTCTCAAAAGATAAAAGTGATAGTTTTCAATATAAAGGGTGTCATTGTAACTTTGCTTCAAGAGGAAAGGCGAGGTCATATTGTCGTGAGACAAATAATGATTCAAAAATGTACTACGATGCCTTTACTCTTTCTAAGATTCAATACTTAATACTTTTGAATGAAAGTGATCAGTGTCAATTAACAAAGAGCTTTACTTGTCAAAATAAAGAGGAGATGGAATCAATCTATAATTCCTATACTGTAGATAAAAGCTTTTCATTTTCTACACTTATTAACTCTAGTTTAACGAAGAATGATAAAAAAGTTTGTCGCGATATTCAGGCAAACTTAGAAGGACTCTGCTCATTAAATAGAGAATCAACAACAAAAGAGATTCTACCACTCTTTTCCGAGGCTGAGTTGGTCCCTTTTTCTCGAGAAAACGTTACTAACTATACTAAGCTATATACGGCCTTAAAGAAGGCCTCTAAATTTTCTTGTTTCTTAAATAAAGTCCCTATTAAAAAAAGTGAGAACCTTAGAAAATTACAAGAAATGCGTAATAAGGAGAATGAAAAATTTAGAGTGTTACAAATAACAAATCATTCAAATAGAAGTGCACCAACTTTATCAAATATAGAAATGGAAAGAAGAAGTGAGAAACTTGTATCAGCATCTCAAGTTCTAGAAGTCAGTGAAGAAATCGTAGAAGAAGTCAGCGAAATTATCGAAGAAGGAAATTACACAAGAAGTAACGCTCCTAAGAAAATTCTTCGCCTAGAGTCACGCCTTAAAAAACTCCTAGGATATGATGATATCGATGTTTTTAATGATGATCCAGAATTGATTATGACTAAGGCCTATCTGGTCAGTAATGATAAAATGATTGAGGAGAGTATCAAGCGCGTTGATAAAATGACAGATGATATTCAAAAATTAAAGAAGAAAAAACCTGTAGCGAAGGCAAAAAAGAAAGTGGCCGTACCTAAAAAGAGTGTTGCAGGCTCATCGAAAAATTCGTCTTCTCCATCACGAGTTAGTGCTCCAAGAAAAACGTACGAAGTTGGTACTCACGATGTTCAGGCGCCCGTTTCTTATGAGCCTGTGAATGAAGTTCAATATGAGTTTCAAGAGTTTGATGCCGATAATAAAATTGTTGATTTAAAATCATCTACAAATAAAGGTGACAGTCCATCTTCAAGTGATA encodes:
- a CDS encoding IucA/IucC family protein, with product MSFKLANRNLICKSLSELFFEEIINDALERDEQFYTLHLKNNLKYSFQAKESIWGHLIIDESTLKRNDEKPLLASSFFKETQFLTQMTDITLANFLEELKQTIYSDTHFFNKSPSVSELASKNSLEIESYLNGHPKLLLNKGRIGWNPTEMQQYSPEANSSFKLTRVAIKRDLITVSLSDTPLEKVAHCDLTEFEQKEIERKILEKDLNPHDYLIIPVHPWQWENKIKTFFLKEIEMNEILFLGEFGDLYKPHISLRTLSNQDNESQFDIKLPITILNTSCYRGISDKFVKTAVDLSDTFETILESDDLFKELNTKALKDCGAFSYVGQDYEDIQDAPYRYREMLGGYWRQSTKSKLKEGQKAIMTGALSYVDQSGKSFLNHLIETSSLNIDQWLTQYFNHIVIPLYHLQAKYGIGLVAHGQNTQIILENNRPIGLIVKDFQGDLRLNTDMPEFIKALFNHECLKVVDHLPPHYIVHDLLTGHFVSVLRFLSACLLKECAYPEENFYSTLAHVIEQYEKTHLKQSLIPSLNEETIQKVLLNKVRFSIGYQDQTLRPKPELGSPMKNPLRAKRKKYV
- a CDS encoding GNAT family N-acetyltransferase, whose amino-acid sequence is MKEVINIDKEEIETEEFKALLHAHFKPSVKIVELKLKNRKMSIERNDYFQNPLYWSEKSLNSLLTTSWVKTETITHPKRTNEPAGKVVYERFSHEIEKKITFKVIDPTTDLDIFSEWHNQARINEFWELKGEKKDHLKYIETNLKDEHTTPCLLLIDGKPTGYFEFYWTKEDRLGPIYDSQNYDRGFHFLIGDRRFLGLRNTDAVLKSVVHYMFVDDPRTQRVMAEPRSDNNKVLKYTEYFPAWKKIKEFEFPHKKAVLVECTRDRLFSGDYL
- a CDS encoding IucA/IucC family protein; the protein is MLNSLANIHSLNPLMNSLLREINNYEIRENYILLNFDKESFKLELEYESSLYLHRFTGKIVSIKEQAREISFEEFIKSLLKHFENDQQSTTQLEQRILESRDNIQNIIKEKELQYKKLMDQSSLSFLEAEQLLLLGHNAHPCPKSKAQFSEKDQRLYSPEYSNKFPLKWLLIKKDKLFKNSARNFQEKNWNENFFIKDLQQDIKSGYSPFPMHPWQFNIFKETELFKKYYDDETILVVDALHQNCHFGATSSLRSLYSENYDYMLKFSLSLQITNSIRHLQEVEVVRGMEVCDVMDTKHGRKFLEKNKNFKILNEPSYMAILDGKNKLRIDTIVLIRENIETQENIEQVVLSTINQPSIYQNKTFFDLRKVDKRKWFQLYLENILTPFLNAAMEFGILYGAHQQNIIVNLKNSYPESVTFRDCQGTGYTELGFEKMKDHVSSLKRENGNIVSYEMAKTLVGYYLFINSTFSTISALSTTDQELERELISTMITFLEDYQKKEFDTFLVDYFLENKSVKQKGNFLCCFQNINENTQSDPTKIYTKLKNPFFRNTNERSH
- a CDS encoding MFS transporter gives rise to the protein MLNLLTSLFTFTQLIALLLFPNLKNALTLDAHYFVIIFAIGSLCFLIMAPHWSKLMNKIGAKKVILIGCLGLVVSQLLLIQILTGNETHIAVFALSRIVYGLFVSALPPTLQALRVKDADEKEIYKKIVGHSKYLNLGRVMAALSFTLYPFSKVHLLVFAITLVLMSTFLMNQDYRPKNTVNRDDNLIVILMGLYKKTPYPFLTALIYTCFIGFINSTLAFEFERLGLEKSSAGEAMAIAVFLSTLMALIAQILLKRKELPSYYLSASLIIGSLIFISGFNYLNLAMAFIIFTPGVALLPATYTSKLKDQVSSDMTIKLGLISSLQIIGATLGSLIASLYLKYQLVINYGIPLALMGLMIMTVLYLGDKKRENECLIV
- a CDS encoding PepSY-associated TM helix domain-containing protein; this translates as MFKTIYKLHKYLGIFLAFHLIITMATGTILLFKDGFFLDDKAPVEHQSVKLDSHQIQRATAQAKQMYPNARLLSTFVDESNSDILKIRLGKDGTKKFRGAIKLEYNLVQDKFIQSQTKEDDFFDFILELHRDLLLGTLGKLYIGVLGLIFCFILLSGLYIYRPFSKNSFLGSIRLESFRFFLSDTHKAIGMFTFSWCFLIALTGSFLAFNSTLIKTYQYFELKELREQYKEVDGTVEDAPLAQIIDSIDKRFPNKDLDFIAFADTEFSLPMHYLALVKGRGRFEEKLSSLAIVHRESGKIEAVREFPLYLKALLLSEPLHFGDYGGNALKIIWLVFSLISFWLPVGAITLFFFKKKKPAYFQRTSKRKLRARFKWQHRPYLLTSALSLFILSSIAVQLFIEENLALYFSFILFITIIFFFFMINSKVEEEPENA